One part of the Mycolicibacterium aromaticivorans JS19b1 = JCM 16368 genome encodes these proteins:
- a CDS encoding cutinase family protein, with product MARKSRTPARRRRHRILGLIAAGAMAAAVALIVAIIVIVARRPEAPPTAVPPTALPPTSSPGQHKPRPEFQDASCPDVQMIAIPGTWESSPTDDPLNPTQFPRSLMLNVTAPIAGQFGRDRVEVYTVPYTAQFHNPLSQDNQMSYNDSRAEGTRNAVKAMTDMNNRCPLTSYVIAGFSQGAVIGGDIASDIGNGRGPVDEDLVLGVTLIADGRRQESVGQDIGPNPPGEGAEITLQEVPVLSAMGLTMTGARPGGFGALNNRTNEICAAGDLICAAPQQAFNITNLPTTLDVLAGGAGQPVHALYNTPQFWNLDGQTSTQWTLNWARNLIENAPHPKHG from the coding sequence ATGGCTCGAAAATCCCGGACCCCCGCCCGTCGCCGACGTCACCGCATTCTCGGACTGATCGCCGCCGGCGCCATGGCCGCCGCGGTGGCACTGATCGTCGCGATCATCGTCATCGTCGCCCGCCGACCCGAAGCGCCGCCGACGGCGGTGCCGCCGACCGCGCTGCCGCCAACCAGTTCCCCCGGTCAGCACAAGCCACGGCCGGAATTCCAGGACGCCAGCTGCCCGGACGTTCAGATGATCGCGATCCCTGGCACCTGGGAGTCGTCGCCGACCGACGACCCGCTGAACCCGACGCAGTTTCCGCGGTCGCTGATGCTCAACGTCACGGCGCCGATCGCCGGCCAGTTCGGCCGTGACCGCGTCGAGGTCTACACCGTTCCCTACACCGCTCAGTTCCATAATCCGCTGTCGCAGGACAACCAGATGTCCTACAACGACAGCCGCGCCGAGGGCACCCGTAATGCGGTCAAGGCGATGACCGACATGAACAACCGCTGCCCGCTGACCAGTTACGTCATCGCCGGTTTCTCGCAGGGCGCGGTGATCGGCGGTGACATCGCCAGCGATATCGGCAATGGGCGAGGCCCGGTCGACGAGGACCTGGTGTTGGGTGTGACGCTGATCGCCGACGGCCGTCGCCAGGAGAGTGTCGGGCAGGACATCGGCCCCAACCCGCCGGGCGAAGGCGCCGAGATCACGCTGCAGGAAGTTCCGGTGTTGTCCGCGATGGGGCTGACCATGACGGGGGCTCGGCCGGGCGGCTTCGGCGCGCTGAACAACCGCACCAACGAGATCTGCGCCGCCGGTGACCTGATCTGCGCTGCGCCCCAGCAAGCGTTCAACATCACGAATCTGCCGACCACCCTCGACGTACTGGCCGGCGGCGCCGGGCAACCCGTGCACGCGCTGTACAACACGCCGCAGTTCTGGAACCTCGACGGGCAAACGTCGACGCAGTGGACACTGAATTGGGCGCGCAATCTGATCGAGAACGCGCCCCATCCAAAACATGGATGA
- a CDS encoding alpha/beta hydrolase-fold protein has translation MKSLSGLFRGVCAAVLALGLMSATAPTGHAAGVEYLMVPSPAMGRDIPVAFMGGGPHAVVLLDAFNAGDPVSNWVTAGNAMNTLAGKGVSVVAPASGAFTLYTNWEADGTRQWETFLSDELPNWLAANKGLAPGGHAIVGAAQGGLGAMMEATFHPDRYRYAGSLSGFLTPSNTFMNGAITAGMNEFGGVNTQAMWGAAQLGRWKWHDPEVHVQLLADNNTRLWVFSPQTTTCSDVPAMIGYCDLAQGSNRTFYAHYRAVGGHNGHFDFPAGGNHDWGNWAGQLAAMSGDVVAAIK, from the coding sequence ATGAAGAGTCTGTCGGGCCTATTTCGGGGAGTATGCGCCGCGGTTCTGGCGCTGGGCCTTATGAGTGCCACCGCACCGACCGGCCATGCGGCCGGCGTGGAATATCTGATGGTGCCGTCGCCGGCCATGGGCCGCGACATCCCGGTCGCCTTCATGGGCGGCGGTCCGCACGCGGTTGTGTTGCTGGACGCGTTCAACGCCGGCGATCCGGTCAGCAACTGGGTCACCGCGGGCAACGCGATGAACACCCTGGCCGGTAAGGGCGTCTCCGTGGTGGCCCCGGCCAGCGGTGCCTTCACGCTCTATACCAACTGGGAGGCCGACGGAACCCGACAGTGGGAGACCTTCCTGTCCGACGAGCTGCCCAACTGGCTGGCCGCCAACAAGGGGTTGGCCCCGGGCGGGCACGCCATCGTCGGCGCCGCGCAGGGCGGCCTCGGCGCGATGATGGAGGCGACGTTCCACCCTGATCGCTACCGTTACGCCGGATCACTGTCGGGCTTCCTGACCCCGTCGAACACCTTTATGAACGGCGCCATCACCGCCGGCATGAACGAGTTCGGCGGAGTGAACACCCAGGCCATGTGGGGTGCTGCGCAGCTCGGCCGGTGGAAGTGGCACGACCCCGAGGTGCACGTGCAGCTGCTGGCCGACAACAACACCCGGCTGTGGGTGTTCAGCCCGCAGACCACGACCTGCAGTGACGTTCCGGCCATGATCGGCTACTGCGACCTGGCCCAGGGCAGCAACCGGACCTTCTACGCGCATTACCGGGCCGTGGGGGGCCACAACGGCCACTTCGACTTCCCGGCCGGCGGCAATCACGACTGGGGCAACTGGGCCGGGCAGCTGGCCGCGATGTCGGGAGATGTTGTCGCGGCGATCAAATAG
- a CDS encoding esterase family protein → MKFVEKLRGVWLRRLTVAAAAAAVLPGLIGVVGGSATAGAFSKPGLPVEYLEVPSAGMGRDIKVQFQSGGPNSPAVYLLDGLRAQDDFNGWDINTPAFEWYYNSGLSVIMPVGGQSSFYSDWYKPACGKNGCQTYKWETFLTQELPSWLAANRQVKPTGSAAVGLSMAGSAALTLAIYHPEQFPYAASLSGFLNLSEGWWPALVNISMGDAGGFKANDMWGPTEDPNSAWKRNDPFVNIQKLIANNTRIWIYCGNGKPSELSSGASAGNLFNAKFLEGLTLRTNKTFKDTYLADGGTNGVFNFPADGVHDWPYWGQQLQQMKPDIQRVLGATPTA, encoded by the coding sequence ATGAAGTTCGTTGAGAAGTTGCGCGGCGTTTGGCTGCGCCGGCTGACAGTCGCTGCCGCGGCTGCCGCCGTGCTGCCCGGCCTGATCGGCGTCGTCGGCGGCTCCGCAACGGCGGGAGCATTCTCCAAGCCCGGCCTGCCGGTCGAGTACCTCGAAGTGCCGTCCGCAGGCATGGGACGCGACATCAAGGTCCAGTTCCAAAGCGGCGGCCCCAACTCGCCCGCGGTCTACCTGCTCGACGGTCTGCGCGCGCAGGACGACTTCAACGGCTGGGACATCAACACCCCCGCGTTCGAGTGGTACTACAACTCCGGCCTGTCGGTCATCATGCCCGTCGGTGGCCAGTCCAGCTTCTACTCGGACTGGTACAAGCCGGCCTGCGGCAAGAATGGTTGCCAGACCTACAAGTGGGAGACGTTCCTGACCCAGGAGCTGCCCAGCTGGCTGGCCGCCAACCGTCAGGTCAAGCCGACCGGCAGCGCCGCGGTCGGTCTGTCCATGGCGGGCTCGGCCGCGCTGACGCTGGCGATCTACCACCCTGAGCAGTTCCCGTACGCGGCGTCGCTGTCGGGCTTCCTGAACCTCTCCGAGGGTTGGTGGCCCGCGCTGGTGAACATCTCGATGGGTGACGCCGGCGGCTTCAAGGCCAATGACATGTGGGGCCCGACCGAGGACCCGAACAGTGCCTGGAAGCGCAACGACCCGTTCGTCAACATCCAGAAGCTGATCGCCAACAACACTCGCATCTGGATCTACTGCGGTAACGGCAAGCCGTCGGAGCTGAGCTCGGGCGCGAGCGCGGGCAACCTGTTCAACGCGAAGTTCCTCGAAGGCTTGACGTTGCGTACCAACAAGACCTTCAAGGACACCTATCTCGCTGACGGCGGCACGAACGGCGTCTTCAACTTCCCGGCCGACGGTGTGCACGACTGGCCGTACTGGGGCCAGCAGCTGCAGCAGATGAAGCCGGACATCCAGCGCGTGCTCGGCGCCACGCCGACCGCCTGA
- the pks13 gene encoding polyketide synthase Pks13 (Pks13 is a key enzyme in mycolic acid biosynthesis.), protein MSESHTPEMPDTPDTPPRTDMTVPEMREWLRNWVANATGQAPDAVDESTPMVELGLSSRDAVAMASDIEDLTGVTLTATVAFRHPTIESLATVIIEGEPEVEFDADGEDWSRAADVEDIAIVGVATRFPGDMNTPGEMWQALLEGRDAITDLPDGRWSEFLAEPRIAERVAKAATRGGYLADIKGFDAEFFALSKMEADNIDPQQRMALELTWEALENARIPASSLRGTNVAVYIGASNNDYQFLAVADPTTAHPYAITGTTSSIIANRVSYFYDFRGPSMALDTACSSSLVAAHQGVQALRTGEADVAVVGGVNAMITPLVTIGFDEVGGVLAPDGRIKSFSSDANGYSRSEGGGMLLLKRVSDARRDGDEILAVIAGSAINHDGRSNGMLAPNPDAQADVLRKAYKNAGINPRSVDYIEAHGTGTILGDPMEADALGRVVGRGRPAEQPALLGAVKSNLGHLESAAGAASLAKVALSLSRNKIPPSINYAGPNPYIDFDAVRLRVVEKVTDWPRYSGHAIAGVSGFGFGGANAHVVVREVLPADLAEPQPESAPVEEAAASDADAVYVGGVRMDEYGEFVNAGDEEVAEEYASAVAYDDEPELPGLTDEALELIEAARAEWETAEKPVPVVPLAISGFLTSRKRAAAADLADWIDSPAGRAASLESIGRSLSRRNHGRSRAVVMAHDHDEAIKGLRAIADGKQSPLVYSADGPVTNGPVWVLAGFGAQHRKMGKELYLREPVFAEWINKVDAHIQDERGYSVVELILDDAIDYTNETCEYPIEVVQTVIFAIQIALGELLKHHGAKPGAVVGQSLGEAAAAYFAGGLSLADATRTICSRAHLMGEGEAMLFGEYIRLMALVEYSADEIKTVFSDYPGLEVCVYAAPTQTVIGGPPDQIDAIIARAESESKFARKLQTKGASHTQQMDPLLGELSAEIQGIEAHPLHTGYFSTVHEGSYIRPGGEPIHDVEYWKKGLRHSVYFTHGIRNAVDNGHTTFLELAPNPVALMQVGLTTAAAGLHDAQLIATLARKQDEVESMLAAMAQLYVYGHDLDFRTLFEAGEYAEIPPTRFKRKPHWLDAQFTGDSSVLMPGNHVATPDGRHVWEYSPKGQADLAALVKSAAAQVLPDAKLTASEQRAVPGDGARLVTTLTRHPGGASVQVHARIDESFTLVYDAVVTRGGAVSALPSAVATGVAVSTPAAEVPADEPDDDAEILSDNLTAGAGLAAGFAKWSPDSGETVHDRLAAIVGGAMGYEPEDLPWEVPLIELGLDSLMAVRIKNRVEYDFDLPPIQLTAVRDANLYAVEKLVEYAVEHRDEVEDLAEAQKGKTAEEIAAQQAEMMGGASTVAELEAKLAEAGHPIATEAEVEPKSEPNVPPPPTDPAGPGKAKSTAAAAAAKVLTQEAVTEALGADVPPRDAAERVTFATWAIVTGKSPGGIFNELPAVSDETATKLADRLSERAEGTISVNDVKSTKTIEALATIVRAQLEDGVVDGFVRTLRAPKDGSAHVPVFVFHPAGGSTVVYEPLLKRLPADTPVYGLERVEGSIEERAAEYVPKLMEIGGKGPYILTGWSLGGALAYACAVGLTRNGCDVRFVGLIDTVRAGEEVPQTKEEIRARWDRYAVFASRTFNVEIPEIPYEELEQLDDEGQVRFVLDAVKEAGVDIPGGIIEHQRTSYLDNRALDTANIEPYDGHVTLYMADRYHDDAIMFEPRYAVRQPDGGWGEFVHDLEIVPIGGEHIQAIDEPYIAKVGAHMSEAISRIESEAITNTAEEKQGK, encoded by the coding sequence ATGTCTGAATCACATACGCCCGAAATGCCCGACACCCCGGACACGCCGCCCCGCACCGACATGACGGTGCCGGAGATGCGCGAATGGCTACGCAACTGGGTGGCCAATGCGACCGGGCAGGCGCCGGACGCTGTCGACGAGTCCACCCCGATGGTGGAGTTGGGGCTGTCCTCGCGGGACGCGGTAGCGATGGCCAGCGATATCGAGGATCTGACCGGTGTGACGCTGACCGCGACGGTGGCCTTCCGCCACCCGACCATCGAGTCGCTCGCCACGGTGATCATCGAGGGTGAGCCCGAAGTCGAGTTCGACGCCGACGGCGAGGATTGGTCGCGCGCCGCCGATGTCGAGGATATTGCGATCGTCGGCGTCGCCACCCGGTTCCCCGGCGACATGAACACGCCCGGCGAGATGTGGCAGGCGCTGCTCGAGGGCCGCGATGCGATCACCGACCTGCCCGACGGGCGTTGGTCGGAGTTCCTGGCCGAACCGCGCATCGCCGAGCGGGTCGCCAAAGCCGCCACTCGCGGTGGATACCTCGCCGACATCAAGGGCTTCGACGCCGAGTTCTTCGCTTTGTCGAAGATGGAAGCCGACAACATCGACCCGCAGCAGCGGATGGCGCTCGAGCTCACCTGGGAGGCGTTGGAGAACGCCCGCATCCCCGCATCCAGCCTGCGCGGCACCAACGTCGCCGTCTACATCGGTGCGTCGAACAACGACTACCAGTTCCTCGCGGTGGCCGACCCGACCACCGCGCACCCGTACGCGATCACCGGCACCACGAGTTCGATCATCGCCAACCGAGTGTCCTACTTCTACGACTTCCGCGGCCCCTCAATGGCTTTGGACACCGCCTGCTCCAGTTCGCTGGTCGCCGCCCACCAGGGTGTGCAGGCCCTGCGGACCGGCGAGGCGGACGTGGCCGTGGTCGGCGGTGTCAACGCGATGATCACCCCGCTGGTCACCATCGGATTCGACGAGGTCGGCGGCGTGCTGGCGCCCGACGGCCGGATCAAGTCGTTCTCCTCGGATGCCAACGGCTACTCGCGCTCGGAGGGTGGCGGCATGCTGTTGCTCAAGCGCGTGAGCGACGCCCGCCGCGACGGGGACGAGATCCTCGCCGTCATCGCAGGCAGCGCGATCAACCACGACGGCCGGTCCAACGGCATGCTCGCCCCGAACCCGGACGCGCAGGCCGATGTGTTGCGCAAGGCCTACAAGAACGCCGGAATCAATCCGCGCAGCGTCGACTACATCGAGGCACACGGCACCGGAACGATTCTCGGTGATCCGATGGAGGCCGACGCGCTCGGTCGCGTCGTCGGCCGCGGCCGCCCTGCCGAACAGCCCGCCCTGCTGGGCGCGGTGAAGTCCAACCTCGGTCACCTGGAGTCGGCGGCCGGTGCGGCCAGCCTGGCTAAGGTGGCATTGTCGTTGAGCCGCAACAAGATTCCGCCGTCGATCAACTACGCCGGCCCCAACCCGTACATCGATTTCGATGCCGTCCGACTGCGGGTCGTCGAAAAGGTCACCGACTGGCCGCGGTACAGCGGCCATGCGATCGCCGGTGTCTCCGGATTCGGCTTCGGCGGCGCCAACGCCCACGTGGTGGTGCGTGAGGTGCTGCCTGCGGATCTGGCTGAGCCGCAACCGGAATCCGCACCGGTCGAGGAGGCGGCCGCGTCCGACGCCGACGCCGTGTACGTCGGCGGGGTCCGGATGGACGAGTACGGTGAGTTCGTCAACGCCGGGGATGAGGAGGTAGCCGAGGAGTACGCCTCGGCCGTCGCCTACGACGACGAGCCGGAGCTGCCCGGCCTTACCGACGAAGCGCTGGAGTTGATCGAGGCCGCACGAGCCGAGTGGGAAACCGCTGAGAAGCCAGTTCCTGTTGTGCCGCTGGCTATTTCAGGATTCCTGACCTCACGTAAGCGCGCGGCGGCGGCTGACCTGGCCGACTGGATCGACAGCCCGGCGGGCCGCGCGGCGTCGTTGGAATCGATCGGCCGCTCGCTGTCACGGCGCAACCACGGCCGTTCCCGCGCCGTGGTGATGGCGCACGATCACGACGAGGCGATCAAGGGTCTGCGTGCCATCGCCGACGGCAAGCAGAGTCCGCTGGTGTACAGCGCCGACGGCCCGGTGACCAACGGTCCGGTGTGGGTTCTGGCCGGATTCGGTGCCCAGCACCGCAAGATGGGCAAGGAACTGTATCTGCGCGAGCCGGTGTTCGCCGAGTGGATCAACAAGGTCGACGCGCACATTCAGGACGAGCGCGGTTACTCGGTTGTCGAGCTGATCCTCGACGACGCGATCGACTACACCAACGAGACCTGCGAGTACCCCATCGAAGTGGTCCAGACGGTGATCTTCGCCATCCAGATCGCGCTCGGTGAACTGCTCAAGCACCACGGCGCCAAACCTGGTGCAGTGGTGGGCCAGTCGCTCGGTGAGGCGGCCGCCGCCTACTTCGCCGGTGGCCTGTCGCTGGCCGACGCCACCCGCACCATCTGCTCTCGCGCGCACCTCATGGGTGAAGGTGAGGCGATGCTGTTCGGTGAGTACATCCGGCTGATGGCGCTGGTCGAGTACTCGGCCGACGAGATCAAGACCGTGTTCTCCGATTACCCGGGTCTGGAGGTGTGCGTCTACGCCGCCCCCACCCAGACGGTCATCGGCGGCCCGCCGGACCAGATCGACGCGATCATCGCCCGGGCGGAATCCGAAAGCAAATTCGCCCGCAAGCTCCAGACCAAGGGCGCCAGCCACACTCAGCAGATGGACCCGCTGCTCGGTGAGTTGTCCGCCGAGATCCAGGGCATCGAGGCGCACCCGCTGCACACCGGCTATTTCTCGACTGTGCACGAGGGTAGCTACATCCGCCCGGGCGGCGAGCCGATCCACGATGTGGAGTATTGGAAGAAGGGGCTGCGGCACAGCGTCTACTTCACCCACGGCATTCGCAACGCCGTGGACAACGGCCACACCACGTTCCTGGAGCTGGCGCCGAACCCGGTGGCGCTCATGCAGGTTGGCCTGACCACCGCGGCTGCCGGACTGCACGACGCGCAGTTGATCGCGACCCTGGCCCGCAAGCAGGACGAGGTCGAGTCGATGCTGGCCGCGATGGCGCAGCTCTACGTCTACGGCCACGATCTGGACTTCCGGACTCTGTTCGAGGCGGGCGAGTACGCCGAGATCCCGCCGACCCGGTTCAAGCGCAAGCCGCACTGGCTCGACGCGCAGTTCACCGGAGACAGCTCGGTGCTGATGCCGGGCAACCACGTGGCCACCCCCGACGGCCGGCACGTGTGGGAGTACTCGCCGAAGGGGCAGGCCGACTTGGCTGCTCTGGTGAAATCTGCTGCAGCCCAGGTTCTTCCGGACGCCAAACTGACCGCATCCGAGCAGCGCGCGGTGCCTGGCGACGGAGCCCGGCTGGTCACCACGCTGACCCGTCATCCCGGTGGCGCCTCGGTGCAGGTGCACGCGCGCATCGATGAATCCTTCACGCTGGTCTACGACGCCGTCGTCACCCGCGGCGGAGCGGTCTCGGCGTTGCCGTCCGCGGTCGCCACTGGTGTCGCGGTGAGCACTCCGGCGGCTGAAGTGCCCGCCGACGAACCGGACGACGACGCAGAAATCCTGTCCGACAACCTGACCGCGGGTGCCGGTCTGGCCGCCGGCTTCGCCAAGTGGTCGCCGGATTCGGGCGAAACGGTGCACGACCGGCTCGCGGCGATCGTCGGTGGGGCCATGGGCTACGAGCCCGAAGACCTGCCGTGGGAGGTCCCGCTGATCGAGCTGGGGCTGGATTCGCTGATGGCGGTGCGGATCAAGAACCGCGTCGAGTACGACTTCGACCTGCCGCCGATTCAATTGACGGCGGTACGCGACGCCAATCTCTACGCCGTCGAGAAACTCGTCGAATACGCCGTCGAGCACCGCGACGAGGTCGAAGATCTGGCCGAGGCGCAGAAGGGCAAGACCGCCGAGGAGATCGCCGCCCAGCAGGCGGAGATGATGGGCGGCGCCAGCACGGTCGCCGAACTCGAGGCCAAGCTCGCCGAAGCTGGTCACCCGATCGCGACCGAGGCCGAGGTTGAGCCGAAGTCCGAGCCGAATGTCCCGCCGCCGCCGACTGATCCGGCCGGCCCGGGAAAGGCGAAGTCCACGGCTGCCGCAGCGGCTGCAAAGGTCTTGACCCAAGAGGCCGTCACCGAAGCGCTCGGCGCTGACGTGCCGCCGCGGGACGCCGCCGAGCGCGTCACGTTCGCGACGTGGGCGATCGTCACCGGCAAGTCGCCGGGCGGCATCTTCAACGAGCTGCCCGCCGTCAGCGACGAGACCGCCACCAAGCTGGCCGACCGCCTCTCCGAGCGCGCCGAAGGCACCATCAGTGTCAATGATGTGAAGTCCACCAAGACGATCGAAGCACTGGCCACCATCGTTCGCGCCCAGCTCGAAGACGGCGTGGTCGACGGTTTCGTCCGTACCTTGCGCGCGCCGAAAGACGGCAGCGCCCATGTCCCGGTGTTCGTGTTCCACCCGGCCGGCGGATCGACGGTGGTTTACGAGCCGCTGCTCAAGCGGCTGCCCGCCGACACTCCGGTCTACGGTCTGGAACGCGTCGAGGGCTCGATCGAGGAGCGCGCGGCCGAGTACGTGCCCAAGCTGATGGAGATCGGTGGCAAGGGTCCCTACATCCTCACCGGCTGGTCGCTGGGCGGGGCGCTGGCCTACGCGTGCGCGGTCGGGCTCACGCGCAACGGCTGCGACGTCCGCTTCGTCGGGCTGATCGACACGGTTCGCGCCGGTGAAGAGGTGCCGCAGACCAAGGAGGAGATCCGGGCCCGCTGGGACCGCTACGCGGTGTTCGCTTCGCGGACCTTCAACGTCGAGATCCCCGAAATCCCTTACGAGGAACTCGAACAACTCGACGACGAAGGTCAGGTGCGGTTCGTCCTGGACGCCGTCAAAGAGGCCGGGGTCGACATCCCCGGCGGCATCATCGAGCATCAGCGGACGTCCTACCTGGACAACCGGGCCCTGGACACAGCCAACATCGAGCCCTACGACGGGCACGTCACGCTCTACATGGCGGACCGCTATCACGACGACGCGATCATGTTCGAACCGCGTTACGCCGTCCGCCAGCCTGACGGCGGCTGGGGCGAATTCGTCCACGACCTGGAGATCGTGCCCATCGGGGGCGAGCACATCCAGGCGATCGACGAGCCGTACATCGCCAAGGTCGGGGCGCATATGAGCGAAGCGATCAGCCGTATCGAGAGCGAAGCGATCACCAATACAGCCGAGGAGAAGCAGGGCAAGTGA
- a CDS encoding DUF732 domain-containing protein, with the protein MQRSVHRVNGSGVNATAAGTVRQALLMAGLLGSATLLMVACSSGEDLVTTAAPPSTQSYGSVHGHGAPLPADADPQSAKFNVTPAQRGFLDALTAAGVHPSSELEALSIGSHVCQAHAAGQSDQAVWDYIAPMVRSDVVDAGSPPHTAPDPQVTAATADYIRIATQQLC; encoded by the coding sequence GTGCAGCGCTCGGTCCATCGTGTGAACGGCAGCGGCGTCAACGCCACCGCTGCCGGCACGGTCCGGCAGGCGCTGCTGATGGCCGGCCTGCTGGGCTCGGCAACTCTGCTGATGGTGGCCTGCAGCTCCGGCGAGGATCTGGTGACCACCGCCGCGCCACCATCCACGCAGAGCTACGGCTCCGTCCACGGTCACGGTGCGCCGCTGCCGGCAGATGCCGACCCGCAGTCCGCCAAGTTCAATGTCACGCCGGCCCAGCGCGGGTTCCTCGATGCGCTCACCGCTGCCGGCGTGCATCCATCGAGTGAGCTGGAAGCACTGAGCATCGGTTCCCACGTCTGCCAGGCCCATGCGGCCGGTCAAAGCGACCAGGCGGTCTGGGACTACATTGCTCCGATGGTGCGCAGTGACGTCGTCGACGCGGGATCGCCGCCGCACACTGCCCCCGATCCGCAGGTGACCGCGGCTACGGCCGACTACATCCGGATCGCCACCCAGCAGCTCTGCTAG
- the fadD32 gene encoding long-chain-fatty-acid--AMP ligase FadD32 — MPFHNPFIKNGLITFPEGASVIKHVERWAKVRGDKIAYRFLDFSVERDGVVRELTWADFGARNRAVAARLQQVTQPGDRVAILCPQNLDYLVAFFGTMYSGRIAVPLFDPAEPGHVGRLHAVLDDCGASAILTTTDSAEGVRKFFRSRPAKERPRVIAVDAVPDEVGATWEPFDAVDENTIAYLQYTSGSTRIPSGVQITHLNMATNVVQVIEALEGEEGDRGVSWLPFFHDMGLVTALLPAMIGHYFTFMTPAAFVRRPGRWIRELAYREGDTGGAISVAPNFAFDHAAARGVPKDDEEPLDLSHVKAILNGSEPISAATVQRFNDAFRPFGFQPKAIKPSYGLAEATLFVSTTPAAEEPKIVSVDRDELNAGRFVVVPDDSPMAVAQASAGKIGVAEWAVIVDNDTATELADGQIGEIWISGQNMGTGYWNKPDETIATFQNILKSRTSPSHAEGATDEATWVRTGDLGAFYDGDLYITGRVKDLVIIDGRNHYPQDLEYSAQEATKAVRTGFVAAFSVPANQLPDEVFDNAHAGLKRDADDSSEQLVIVAERAPGSHKMEMGPISDDIRAAIAVRHGVTVRDVLLTPAGAIPRTSSGKIGRRACRSAYLDGTLRSGKVANAFPDESE, encoded by the coding sequence ATGCCGTTCCACAACCCGTTCATCAAGAACGGACTGATCACCTTCCCCGAGGGCGCCAGTGTGATCAAGCACGTGGAGCGCTGGGCCAAGGTCCGCGGTGACAAGATCGCCTACCGGTTCCTGGATTTCTCCGTCGAACGTGACGGCGTCGTCCGCGAGCTGACCTGGGCCGACTTCGGCGCCCGGAACCGCGCCGTCGCCGCCCGCCTCCAGCAGGTCACCCAGCCGGGCGACCGCGTCGCCATCCTGTGCCCGCAGAACCTCGACTACCTCGTCGCGTTCTTCGGCACCATGTACTCCGGTCGGATCGCCGTCCCGCTGTTCGACCCGGCCGAGCCCGGCCACGTCGGCCGACTGCACGCCGTGCTGGACGACTGCGGCGCGTCGGCGATCCTGACCACCACCGACTCCGCCGAAGGCGTGCGCAAGTTCTTCCGCAGCCGCCCGGCCAAGGAGCGCCCCCGCGTCATCGCCGTGGATGCGGTGCCCGACGAGGTCGGCGCTACCTGGGAGCCGTTCGATGCGGTCGACGAGAACACCATCGCTTATCTGCAGTACACCTCGGGTTCCACCCGCATCCCCAGCGGTGTGCAGATCACCCACCTGAACATGGCCACCAACGTCGTGCAGGTGATCGAGGCCCTCGAGGGCGAGGAAGGCGACCGGGGCGTGTCCTGGCTGCCGTTCTTCCACGACATGGGTCTGGTCACCGCGCTGCTGCCGGCGATGATCGGCCACTACTTCACGTTCATGACGCCTGCGGCTTTCGTTCGCCGCCCGGGCCGCTGGATCCGTGAACTTGCTTATCGCGAGGGCGACACCGGCGGCGCCATTTCGGTGGCGCCGAACTTCGCGTTCGACCATGCCGCGGCACGTGGTGTGCCGAAGGACGACGAAGAGCCGCTGGACCTGTCCCACGTCAAGGCGATCCTCAACGGCAGCGAGCCGATCTCGGCGGCCACCGTGCAGCGCTTCAACGACGCCTTCCGTCCATTCGGTTTCCAGCCCAAGGCCATCAAGCCGTCTTACGGCCTGGCCGAGGCAACCCTGTTCGTCTCGACCACCCCGGCTGCTGAAGAACCGAAGATCGTCTCGGTCGATCGCGACGAGCTGAACGCGGGCCGTTTCGTGGTGGTGCCCGACGATTCACCCATGGCGGTGGCCCAGGCCTCGGCGGGCAAGATCGGTGTCGCCGAGTGGGCGGTCATCGTCGACAACGACACCGCCACCGAGCTGGCCGACGGACAGATCGGTGAGATCTGGATCAGCGGCCAGAACATGGGCACCGGTTACTGGAACAAGCCGGACGAGACCATCGCGACGTTCCAGAACATCCTCAAGTCGCGGACCAGCCCGTCGCACGCCGAGGGTGCCACCGACGAGGCGACTTGGGTGCGCACCGGTGACCTCGGGGCGTTCTACGACGGCGACCTGTACATCACCGGCCGCGTCAAGGACCTGGTGATCATCGACGGCCGGAACCACTACCCGCAGGACCTGGAGTATTCCGCTCAGGAGGCCACCAAGGCGGTGCGGACCGGTTTCGTCGCCGCGTTCTCGGTGCCGGCGAACCAGTTGCCGGACGAGGTGTTCGACAACGCCCACGCCGGGCTCAAGCGCGATGCCGACGACAGCTCCGAGCAGTTGGTGATCGTCGCCGAGCGCGCGCCGGGTTCCCACAAGATGGAGATGGGCCCGATCTCCGACGACATCCGCGCGGCCATCGCGGTACGCCACGGCGTCACGGTCCGCGACGTGCTGCTGACACCGGCAGGCGCGATCCCGCGTACCTCCAGCGGCAAGATCGGCCGGCGAGCCTGCCGGTCGGCGTACCTCGACGGCACCCTGCGCAGCGGGAAGGTGGCCAATGCCTTCCCGGACGAATCGGAATGA